The Daphnia pulex isolate KAP4 chromosome 3, ASM2113471v1 genome includes a region encoding these proteins:
- the LOC124191028 gene encoding rho GTPase-activating protein 190-like isoform X3, which yields MARKTEQLRTLNVSVVGLAGTEKERGQSGLGKSCLCNRFIKSLADDYHVEHISVLSQTDFSGRVINNDHFLYWGETTKQADDGVEYHFQLVEQTEFIDDASFQPFKGGKMEPYVKRCAATKLTSAEKFMYICKNQLGIEKEYEQKVMPDGKFNVDGFICVFDVSMVPSRPIERQLEYTANILANLVKSKKPIVLATTKNDEAFDGFIREAEKLVSRKEFKGSIALVETSAHENVNVDLAFLVLAQMVDKAKNRMRIVPFAEAARSRKDVLDVATEAFQRLIRAQVTDFRALWSATSKKLAPNPDYIHYCNLFGQDDAQRLFRRHVKKLKDEHLARKIKGYMDTLPEILLEFFPDLPSLEEGDWELIKEKMHGHPEFNRYFLDCPADGMSWAETDLLDSTEMRIPFDVLDTSEAEMVFRNHINSLQKEQRFLEYRHQFKSLLQETGYVTPGKTLSEVQVLFMGRECFEALSEADCHHIYDLHQRDITEKARKNFQELLLEHAHLFYQFKSIAPSGTVTQDDIREITEELQEDSRYKSLDRLDNERRLLLLQHLGFVHCPIREHCPAHPNCMDAVIERLISVKAHRPSSWNRHSQWMLGSGGGDNSQLSLVLLGVGDLAHELAGEIRALCDEDEYEMDNQVYSLDYRIIDGDVSLPQNSFRTTDFTPQGCFCVFSNAESFEYIRDSLEKTLLSNLEQEDRLPFQGLPIVIVMAAEPSLSETDYEHLKGEGLNLADNLQCPFIEVSQSSTTSSMDGGKVGAVSTDDGEHNGESPAEVQTQGERFNPHLVSSALRALVTSIQQRAGFLNVCQSSLSSGITDGSCQPDIRIILSMLCADPFSVESVLGPLLSHQCCFLSGERSLTLETFLGDSKRRVEVVVTSYHSADSFRDDLVHGFILVYSTKRKASLATLVAFSQNIPNLPIQILAVTESGGAANAFFNSELSHQLITAGNAAADRLQAHFMTLTASANPKSAIYTPFFKEVWDKKMEIEQAFQLEDASGLNDSGEGTLERPLRRTQPIPPPRHSAGPVYGRCGVGIYGQRSSRAGSNEGSGSEIYERLPTDGSLGDDGEDAVSPTYPDDRRLTPSDDSDLYSTLDRPMQRSKENGVGEHLVKPSHLKTRQKTRQAEGSRQSCPSVDTLPLAFSFSLRGPSYPCGATGGRVPANPASHIMTLQSQHPLMMATGLNPSGVNPYSTPIPHYTPSSSGSAAASNHAPSPPPFGHLGESQESSSSPKLFSRDTLRDGGPYVAGRTGHRYSSFQHHHHPAGPSYPPPPVPTSAPPSSSRFSHFQSLGPSLVQAEAALWGGENRRSGSNGGADPADKKSRADASCSRDSISTSQTGWMDDSVFLRTRNEMEDEAWGPGISGGGGPGADSYSHRAFTTGRRKMLPQQQQVQVSGHPHTSRKQQQQTYQHPGKLNPKDFANVADAIARMKLVSSGKECPTVPPPPPPRLVKGKESHRHFGSYDGDYSYTSTQDTLTSGQQTNTSKSRSRYRREKERPAVYSDSDSSDSSLDRRPNISGAGLGSGDGSSRPPRKSSTHKRPRRKRAAIPVATPRVPTLPSANSQSTTTNLPPSGMPLPLSARSRGSGDTTHAADKGIGPRDPIYSALPDDDPSMDVASPRERDLGSPLVGFISRQRNLEGSGGVGLVMEQDRAERDPSTQRRKDKAKAKDDEKQEKRRLKEEERQRREREKEKERERKRNLKMTKDGKKEKVAPTLEDVVQAEGRAIPLFLETCVKFIEAEGLDSEGIYRVPGNRAHVDMLFQKLEEDPNYDIHELDIAVNAVATALKDFFKRFPSILTQDQMSEMEEISMTPDRSCRLLALRDLLTKKLTPVSFNVLKFIFQHFVKVTENCKANSMDSKNLAICWWPTLLPFEFTDMIRFEMMRPHLEDTVQAMIDQFPFLFLGKDEIVMV from the exons atggcTAGAAAAACGGAACAGTTGCGGACGCTTAATGTCTCCGTGGTCGGCCTGGCCGGCACAGAGAAGGAACGCGGCCAGTCTGGCTTAGGCAAATCGTGTCTCTGCAATCGCTTCATCAAATCGTTGGCCGATGATTACCACGTCGAGCACATTTCCGTCCTCAGTCAG ACGGACTTTAGCGGTCGGGTGATCAACAATGATCACTTCCTCTATTGGGGTGAGACAACGAAACAGGCCGACGATGGCGTCGAATATCATTTTCAGCTAGTCGAACAGACCGAGTTTATTGACGACGCCTCTTTTCAACCATTTAAAG GTGGTAAAATGGAACCTTATGTCAAGCGATGTGCCGCAACCAAATTAACATCTGCCGAAAAATTTATGTACATTTGCAAGAATCAACTGG gaattgaaaaagagtATGAACAAAAAGTGATGCCGGACGGCAAATTCAATGTTGACGGCTTCATTTGCGTCTTTGACGTTTCCATGGTGCCAAGTCGGCCGATCGAACGGCAGTTGGAGTACACGGCAAACATTCTCGCCAATCTGGTCAAGAGTAAAAAACCCATCGTCCTGGCAACCACCAAAAATGACGAGGCCTTTGACGGATTTATCCGCGAAGCCGAGAAACTGGTTTcgagaaaagaattcaaag GGAGTATTGCTTTAGTGGAAACATCAGCGCACGAGAACGTCAATGTCGACCTGGCGTTTCTTGTTTTGGCTCAGATGGTGGATAAGGCCAAAAACCGCATGCGAATCGTGCCATTTGCCGAAGCGGCAAGATCCCGCAAGGACGTTCTAGATGTGGCTACGGAAGCCTTTCAGCGCTTGATTCGGGCGCAAGTGACGGACTTCCGCGCCCTTTGGTCGGCTACCTCCAAGAAATTGGCCCCCAACCCGGACTACATTCATTATTGTAACCTCTTTGGTCAGGACGACGCCCAACGCCTTTTCCGACGTCATGTCAAGAAGCTCAAAGATGAACATTTGGCCCGCAAAATCAAAG GTTACATGGACACGTTGCCGGAAATCCTTCTTGAATTCTTCCCAGATCTGCCCAGCTTGGAGGAGGGTGACTGGGAACTCATCAAAGAGAAGATGCACGGCCATCCGGAATTCAACAGATACTTTTTAGATTGTCCAGCTGACGGAATGTCGTGGGCTGAAACAGATCTCTTGGACAGTACCGAAATGCGAATACCGTTCGACGTCCTGGACACGAGTGAAGCCGAAATGGTTTTCCGTAATCACATCAACTCTCTGCAGAAGGAACAACGATTCCTTGAATACCGGCACCAGTTCAAGTCTCTACTGCAAGAAACCGGGTACGTGACACCTGGCAAGACACTGTCGGAAGTTCAAGTCCTTTTCATGGGCCGTGAATGCTTCGAGGCTCTCTCCGAGGCAGACTGTCACCACATCTATGATCTGCACCAGAGGGATATTACGGAAAAGGCTCGCAAAAACTTCCAG GAATTGTTATTGGAGCATGCCCATTTGTTTTATCAATTCAAGAGTATTGCGCCGTCGGGAACGGTGACGCAAGATGACATTCGGGAAATTACCGAAGAATTACAAGAAGACTCGCGTTATAAATCTCTCGACAGGCTGGACAACGAACGAAGGTTATTGTTGCTCCAGCACCTAGGCTTCGTCCATTGTCCAATCCGTGAGCATTGTCCGGCTCATCCCAATTGTATGGACGCTGTCATTGAAAGGCTCATTTCCGTCAAAGCTCACCGACCGTCTTCGTGGAACCGGCATAGTCAATGGATGCTGggaagtggtggtggtgacaaCAGTCAGCTGAGTCTGGTTCTGCTGGGCGTTGGGGACTTGGCACACGAACTAGCCGGCGAAATTCGCGCGCTGTGCGATGAGGACGAATACGAAATGGACAATCAAGTGTACAGCCTTGATTATAGGATCATTGACGGTGACGTCAGTTTGCCACAGAACTCGTTCCGGACCACCGATTTCACTCCACAGGGCTGTTTTTGCGTCTTTTCCAACGCTGAATCTTTCGAGTACATCCGTGACAGCCTAGAGAAAACACTGTTATCCAACCTGGAGCAAGAAGACAGGTTGCCGTTCCAGGGATTACCGATCGTCATCGTCATGGCGGCCGAACCGTCTCTCAGCGAAACCGACTACGAACATCTCAAGGGCGAGGGTTTAAACCTGGCCGACAATCTTCAGTGCCCCTTCATTGAAGTCTCGCAGTCGTCTACAACGTCATCCATGGATGGCGGGAAAGTAGGAGCCGTTTCGACGGATGACGGCGAACACAACGGCGAATCACCAGCGGAAGTTCAGACTCAGGGCGAGCGTTTCAATCCGCACTTAGTCAGCAGCGCTTTGCGGGCCTTAGTCACAAGTATTCAGCAGCGAGCCGGCTTCCTGAACGTGTGCCAATCATCGTTGTCATCGGGAATAACGGATGGCTCCTGCCAGCCAGACATTCGCATCATCCTTTCAATGCTGTGTGCTGATCCTTTTTCAGTCGAGAGTGTCCTAGGACCGCTCTTGTCACACCAATGCTGTTTCCTCAGCGGAGAACGCAGTCTCACGTTGGAGACCTTTCTGGGCGATTCAAAACGTAGGGTCGAAGTGGTTGTTACTTCTTACCATTCGGCAGACTCATTCAG GGATGATCTAGTTCATGGTTTCATCTTGGTGTACTCGACCAAACGAAAGGCTTCCTTGGCCACTTTGGTTGCCTTTTCGCAGAACATTCCTAATTTGCCAATCCAAATCTTGGCCGTGACGGAAAGCGGCGGGGCGGCAAATGCTTTCTTCAATTCAGAGCTTAGTCATCAACTCATCACGGCTGGTAATGCCGCTGCCGACCGTCTCCAG GCTCATTTTATGACGTTGACGGCTTCTGCGAACCCTAAATCGGCTATTTATActccttttttcaaagaagTTTGGGATAAGAAGATGGAGATTGAACAGGCCTTCCAATTAGAGGATGCTTCTGGTTTGAACGATTCAGGCGAGGGCACGCTGGAACGGCCATTAAGACGGACGCAGCCCATTCCACCTCCACGTCACAGTGCTGGACCTGTTTACGGTCGTTGCGGTGTAGGAATTTACGGCCAACGATCTAGCAGGGCCGGCTCAAATGAAGGCAGTGGCTCGGAGATTTACGAGAGGTTGCCCACTGATGGTTCACTGGGGGACGATGGCGAAGACGCAGTTTCACCCACTTATCCAGACGACCGAAGACTCACGCCCAGCGATGACAGCGATCTCTATTCTACGCTTGACCGGCCTATGCAACGTAGCAAGGAAAATGGTGTTGGAGAGCATCTAGTCAAGCCAAGTCACCTCAAAACTCGCCAAAAGACCAGACAAG CAGAGGGTTCACGTCAGTCATGCCCGAGTGTCGACACTCTTCCGCTGGCCTTCTCCTTCTCGCTGCGAGGTCCGTCTTATCCATGTGGTGCGACGGGAGGCCGCGTTCCGGCCAATCCCGCGTCTCATATCATGACATTACAAAGTCAACATCCTTTGATGATGGCGACTGGTTTGAATCCTTCCGGGGTCAATCCTTATTCGACTCCCATTCCTCATTACACACCGTCTTCATCCGGATCCGCTGCTGCTTCCAATCACGCGCCTTCACCTCCTCCTTTCGGTCACTTGGGAGAGTCGCAAgaatcgtcttcttctcccaaACTGTTTTCACGAGACACTCTCCGCGATGGAGGGCCTTACGTCGCAGGGCGAACCGGACATCGTTACAGTTCGTTCCAGCACCATCACCATCCGGCTGGGCCTTCCTATCCTCCGCCACCGGTGCCCACCAGCGCGCCGCCGTCTTCGTCGCGCTTTTCTCACTTCCAGTCGCTCGGCCCGTCCCTTGTTCAGGCCGAAGCTGCTCTTTGGGGAGGAGAAAATCGACGCTCCGGAAGCAACGGCGGAGCCGATCCGGCCGACAAGAAGAGTCGCG CGGACGCTTCTTGCTCAAGGGACTCGATTTCGACGTCTCAGACAG GATGGATGGACGATTCTGTTTTCCTCCGAACACGGAACGAAATGGAAGATGAAGCTTGGGGACCGGGCATTAGCGGTGGAGGTGGACCTGGTGCAGATTCCTATTCTCATCGAGCCTTCACTACAGGCCGAAGGAAAATGCTtccacagcagcaacaagtcCAAGTATCTGGCCATCCTCACACGAGCAGAAAA caacagcaacaaacatACCAGCATCCTGGCAAATTGAACCCCAAGGATTTCGCTAATGTGGCCGACGCCATTGCTCGGATGAAATTGGTATCGAGCGGTAAAGAATGTCCGACTGTAcctccgccacctccgccTCGGCTGGTCAAGGGGAAAGAAAGCCACCGCCATTTCGGATCCTATGACGGTGATTACAGCTACACTTCCACTCAGGATACATTAACGAGTGGGCAGCAGACCAACACTTCCAAATCTCGCAGTCGCTATCGCCGAGAAAAGGAACGACCAG CCGTTTACTCGGACTCGGATAGCAGCGACAGTTCGCTCGATCGCCGACCGAACATCTCTGGAGCCGGACTAGGATCGGGTGATGGGAGTTCGCGGCCACCCCGCAAGTCATCGACGCACAAACGGCCACGTCGGAAGCGAGCTGCTATTCCTGTGGCCACACCTCGCGTCCCAACATTGCCTTCCGCCAACAGTCAATCAACGACCACCAACTTGCCTCCTTCCGGCATGCCCCTTCCCCTATCGGCTCGGTCCAGAGGTTCTGGTGACACCACACATGCTGCTGATAAAG GTATCGGACCACGGGATCCCATCTACTCCGCTTTGCCCGACGATGATCCCAGCATGGACGTGGCATCGCCCCGAGAACGCGATCTGGGATCTCCTTTG GTTGGTTTTATATCGCggcaaagaaatttagaaGGTTCCGGAGGCGTCGGATTGGTCATGGAACAGGATCGAGCCGAAAGGGACCCATCGACACAACGGCGAAAGGACAAGGCCAAAGCCAAGGATGatgaaaaacaagagaagagGCGATTGAAAGAGGAGGAACGTCAACGACGAGAGCgtgaaaaggagaaggaacGCGAACGTAAACGCAATCTCAAAATGACGAAGGAcggcaagaaagaaaaagtggcaCCCACATTAGAGGACGTAGTGCAAGCCGAAGGTCGGGCCATTCCTCTCTTCCTTGAAACGTGTGTCAAGTTCATCGAAGCCGAGGGTCTCGACTCTGAAGGCATTTACCGGGTGCCAGGCAACCGAGCCCATGTAGACATGCTTTTCCAAAAGCTTGAAGAAG aTCCAAATTATGATATCCACGAACTGGATATCGCAGTCAACGCCGTGGCCACAGCCTTGAAGGATTTCTTTAAACGGTTTCCTTCCATATTAACGCAAGATCAAATGAGCGAAATGGAGGAAATCTCCA TGACTCCAGATCGAAGTTGCCGATTGCTGGCTTTACGGGATCTTCTGACGAAGAAGCTGACACCAGTCAGTTTCAATGTTCTCAAATTCATCTTCCAGCATTTCGTCAA ggTGACGGAAAATTGCAAAGCCAATAGCATGGATTCGAAGAATTTGGCTATCTGCTGGTGGCCAACTTTGTTACCTTTCGAATTTACCGATATGATTCGCTTCGAGATGATGAGACCTCATCTAGAAGACACGGTTCAGGCGATGATTGATCAGTTCCCGTTTCTCTTCTTAGGCAAAGATGAAATTGTCATGGTTTAA
- the LOC124191028 gene encoding rho GTPase-activating protein 190-like isoform X10, with protein sequence MARKTEQLRTLNVSVVGLAGTEKERGQSGLGKSCLCNRFIKSLADDYHVEHISVLSQTDFSGRVINNDHFLYWGETTKQADDGVEYHFQLVEQTEFIDDASFQPFKGGKMEPYVKRCAATKLTSAEKFMYICKNQLGIEKEYEQKVMPDGKFNVDGFICVFDVSMVPSRPIERQLEYTANILANLVKSKKPIVLATTKNDEAFDGFIREAEKLVSRKEFKGSIALVETSAHENVNVDLAFLVLAQMVDKAKNRMRIVPFAEAARSRKDVLDVATEAFQRLIRAQVTDFRALWSATSKKLAPNPDYIHYCNLFGQDDAQRLFRRHVKKLKDEHLARKIKGYMDTLPEILLEFFPDLPSLEEGDWELIKEKMHGHPEFNRYFLDCPADGMSWAETDLLDSTEMRIPFDVLDTSEAEMVFRNHINSLQKEQRFLEYRHQFKSLLQETGYVTPGKTLSEVQVLFMGRECFEALSEADCHHIYDLHQRDITEKARKNFQELLLEHAHLFYQFKSIAPSGTVTQDDIREITEELQEDSRYKSLDRLDNERRLLLLQHLGFVHCPIREHCPAHPNCMDAVIERLISVKAHRPSSWNRHSQWMLGSGGGDNSQLSLVLLGVGDLAHELAGEIRALCDEDEYEMDNQVYSLDYRIIDGDVSLPQNSFRTTDFTPQGCFCVFSNAESFEYIRDSLEKTLLSNLEQEDRLPFQGLPIVIVMAAEPSLSETDYEHLKGEGLNLADNLQCPFIEVSQSSTTSSMDGGKVGAVSTDDGEHNGESPAEVQTQGERFNPHLVSSALRALVTSIQQRAGFLNVCQSSLSSGITDGSCQPDIRIILSMLCADPFSVESVLGPLLSHQCCFLSGERSLTLETFLGDSKRRVEVVVTSYHSADSFRDDLVHGFILVYSTKRKASLATLVAFSQNIPNLPIQILAVTESGGAANAFFNSELSHQLITAGNAAADRLQAHFMTLTASANPKSAIYTPFFKEVWDKKMEIEQAFQLEDASGLNDSGEGTLERPLRRTQPIPPPRHSAGPVYGRCGVGIYGQRSSRAGSNEGSGSEIYERLPTDGSLGDDGEDAVSPTYPDDRRLTPSDDSDLYSTLDRPMQRSKENGVGEHLVKPSHLKTRQKTRQAEGSRQSCPSVDTLPLAFSFSLRGPSYPCGATGGRVPANPASHIMTLQSQHPLMMATGLNPSGVNPYSTPIPHYTPSSSGSAAASNHAPSPPPFGHLGESQESSSSPKLFSRDTLRDGGPYVAGRTGHRYSSFQHHHHPAGPSYPPPPVPTSAPPSSSRFSHFQSLGPSLVQAEAALWGGENRRSGSNGGADPADKKSRGGGFQVFPPPSTPPEPAPPDRGATVANPPSHSTSQVPPPPRWQLLHGATVSSSLPTASSHTSLDEAASDASCSRDSISTSQTGWMDDSVFLRTRNEMEDEAWGPGISGGGGPGADSYSHRAFTTGRRKMLPQQQQVQVSGHPHTSRKQQQQTYQHPGKLNPKDFANVADAIARMKLVSSGKECPTVPPPPPPRLVKGKESHRHFGSYDGDYSYTSTQDTLTSGQQTNTSKSRSRYRREKERPGWFYIAAKKFRRFRRRRIGHGTGSSRKGPIDTTAKGQGQSQG encoded by the exons atggcTAGAAAAACGGAACAGTTGCGGACGCTTAATGTCTCCGTGGTCGGCCTGGCCGGCACAGAGAAGGAACGCGGCCAGTCTGGCTTAGGCAAATCGTGTCTCTGCAATCGCTTCATCAAATCGTTGGCCGATGATTACCACGTCGAGCACATTTCCGTCCTCAGTCAG ACGGACTTTAGCGGTCGGGTGATCAACAATGATCACTTCCTCTATTGGGGTGAGACAACGAAACAGGCCGACGATGGCGTCGAATATCATTTTCAGCTAGTCGAACAGACCGAGTTTATTGACGACGCCTCTTTTCAACCATTTAAAG GTGGTAAAATGGAACCTTATGTCAAGCGATGTGCCGCAACCAAATTAACATCTGCCGAAAAATTTATGTACATTTGCAAGAATCAACTGG gaattgaaaaagagtATGAACAAAAAGTGATGCCGGACGGCAAATTCAATGTTGACGGCTTCATTTGCGTCTTTGACGTTTCCATGGTGCCAAGTCGGCCGATCGAACGGCAGTTGGAGTACACGGCAAACATTCTCGCCAATCTGGTCAAGAGTAAAAAACCCATCGTCCTGGCAACCACCAAAAATGACGAGGCCTTTGACGGATTTATCCGCGAAGCCGAGAAACTGGTTTcgagaaaagaattcaaag GGAGTATTGCTTTAGTGGAAACATCAGCGCACGAGAACGTCAATGTCGACCTGGCGTTTCTTGTTTTGGCTCAGATGGTGGATAAGGCCAAAAACCGCATGCGAATCGTGCCATTTGCCGAAGCGGCAAGATCCCGCAAGGACGTTCTAGATGTGGCTACGGAAGCCTTTCAGCGCTTGATTCGGGCGCAAGTGACGGACTTCCGCGCCCTTTGGTCGGCTACCTCCAAGAAATTGGCCCCCAACCCGGACTACATTCATTATTGTAACCTCTTTGGTCAGGACGACGCCCAACGCCTTTTCCGACGTCATGTCAAGAAGCTCAAAGATGAACATTTGGCCCGCAAAATCAAAG GTTACATGGACACGTTGCCGGAAATCCTTCTTGAATTCTTCCCAGATCTGCCCAGCTTGGAGGAGGGTGACTGGGAACTCATCAAAGAGAAGATGCACGGCCATCCGGAATTCAACAGATACTTTTTAGATTGTCCAGCTGACGGAATGTCGTGGGCTGAAACAGATCTCTTGGACAGTACCGAAATGCGAATACCGTTCGACGTCCTGGACACGAGTGAAGCCGAAATGGTTTTCCGTAATCACATCAACTCTCTGCAGAAGGAACAACGATTCCTTGAATACCGGCACCAGTTCAAGTCTCTACTGCAAGAAACCGGGTACGTGACACCTGGCAAGACACTGTCGGAAGTTCAAGTCCTTTTCATGGGCCGTGAATGCTTCGAGGCTCTCTCCGAGGCAGACTGTCACCACATCTATGATCTGCACCAGAGGGATATTACGGAAAAGGCTCGCAAAAACTTCCAG GAATTGTTATTGGAGCATGCCCATTTGTTTTATCAATTCAAGAGTATTGCGCCGTCGGGAACGGTGACGCAAGATGACATTCGGGAAATTACCGAAGAATTACAAGAAGACTCGCGTTATAAATCTCTCGACAGGCTGGACAACGAACGAAGGTTATTGTTGCTCCAGCACCTAGGCTTCGTCCATTGTCCAATCCGTGAGCATTGTCCGGCTCATCCCAATTGTATGGACGCTGTCATTGAAAGGCTCATTTCCGTCAAAGCTCACCGACCGTCTTCGTGGAACCGGCATAGTCAATGGATGCTGggaagtggtggtggtgacaaCAGTCAGCTGAGTCTGGTTCTGCTGGGCGTTGGGGACTTGGCACACGAACTAGCCGGCGAAATTCGCGCGCTGTGCGATGAGGACGAATACGAAATGGACAATCAAGTGTACAGCCTTGATTATAGGATCATTGACGGTGACGTCAGTTTGCCACAGAACTCGTTCCGGACCACCGATTTCACTCCACAGGGCTGTTTTTGCGTCTTTTCCAACGCTGAATCTTTCGAGTACATCCGTGACAGCCTAGAGAAAACACTGTTATCCAACCTGGAGCAAGAAGACAGGTTGCCGTTCCAGGGATTACCGATCGTCATCGTCATGGCGGCCGAACCGTCTCTCAGCGAAACCGACTACGAACATCTCAAGGGCGAGGGTTTAAACCTGGCCGACAATCTTCAGTGCCCCTTCATTGAAGTCTCGCAGTCGTCTACAACGTCATCCATGGATGGCGGGAAAGTAGGAGCCGTTTCGACGGATGACGGCGAACACAACGGCGAATCACCAGCGGAAGTTCAGACTCAGGGCGAGCGTTTCAATCCGCACTTAGTCAGCAGCGCTTTGCGGGCCTTAGTCACAAGTATTCAGCAGCGAGCCGGCTTCCTGAACGTGTGCCAATCATCGTTGTCATCGGGAATAACGGATGGCTCCTGCCAGCCAGACATTCGCATCATCCTTTCAATGCTGTGTGCTGATCCTTTTTCAGTCGAGAGTGTCCTAGGACCGCTCTTGTCACACCAATGCTGTTTCCTCAGCGGAGAACGCAGTCTCACGTTGGAGACCTTTCTGGGCGATTCAAAACGTAGGGTCGAAGTGGTTGTTACTTCTTACCATTCGGCAGACTCATTCAG GGATGATCTAGTTCATGGTTTCATCTTGGTGTACTCGACCAAACGAAAGGCTTCCTTGGCCACTTTGGTTGCCTTTTCGCAGAACATTCCTAATTTGCCAATCCAAATCTTGGCCGTGACGGAAAGCGGCGGGGCGGCAAATGCTTTCTTCAATTCAGAGCTTAGTCATCAACTCATCACGGCTGGTAATGCCGCTGCCGACCGTCTCCAG GCTCATTTTATGACGTTGACGGCTTCTGCGAACCCTAAATCGGCTATTTATActccttttttcaaagaagTTTGGGATAAGAAGATGGAGATTGAACAGGCCTTCCAATTAGAGGATGCTTCTGGTTTGAACGATTCAGGCGAGGGCACGCTGGAACGGCCATTAAGACGGACGCAGCCCATTCCACCTCCACGTCACAGTGCTGGACCTGTTTACGGTCGTTGCGGTGTAGGAATTTACGGCCAACGATCTAGCAGGGCCGGCTCAAATGAAGGCAGTGGCTCGGAGATTTACGAGAGGTTGCCCACTGATGGTTCACTGGGGGACGATGGCGAAGACGCAGTTTCACCCACTTATCCAGACGACCGAAGACTCACGCCCAGCGATGACAGCGATCTCTATTCTACGCTTGACCGGCCTATGCAACGTAGCAAGGAAAATGGTGTTGGAGAGCATCTAGTCAAGCCAAGTCACCTCAAAACTCGCCAAAAGACCAGACAAG CAGAGGGTTCACGTCAGTCATGCCCGAGTGTCGACACTCTTCCGCTGGCCTTCTCCTTCTCGCTGCGAGGTCCGTCTTATCCATGTGGTGCGACGGGAGGCCGCGTTCCGGCCAATCCCGCGTCTCATATCATGACATTACAAAGTCAACATCCTTTGATGATGGCGACTGGTTTGAATCCTTCCGGGGTCAATCCTTATTCGACTCCCATTCCTCATTACACACCGTCTTCATCCGGATCCGCTGCTGCTTCCAATCACGCGCCTTCACCTCCTCCTTTCGGTCACTTGGGAGAGTCGCAAgaatcgtcttcttctcccaaACTGTTTTCACGAGACACTCTCCGCGATGGAGGGCCTTACGTCGCAGGGCGAACCGGACATCGTTACAGTTCGTTCCAGCACCATCACCATCCGGCTGGGCCTTCCTATCCTCCGCCACCGGTGCCCACCAGCGCGCCGCCGTCTTCGTCGCGCTTTTCTCACTTCCAGTCGCTCGGCCCGTCCCTTGTTCAGGCCGAAGCTGCTCTTTGGGGAGGAGAAAATCGACGCTCCGGAAGCAACGGCGGAGCCGATCCGGCCGACAAGAAGAGTCGCG GTGGTGGCTTCCAAGTGTTTCCACCGCCCAGCACTCCGCCAGAGCCGGCACCACCCGATCGAGGCGCGACTGTTGCCAACCCGCCGTCGCATTCAACGTCTCAAGTGCCACCCCCACCGCGCTGGCAGCTGCTTCACGGCGCCACGGTTTCGTCGTCTCTGCCCACCGCTTCCTCACACACGAGCCTCGACGAGGCGGCAT CGGACGCTTCTTGCTCAAGGGACTCGATTTCGACGTCTCAGACAG GATGGATGGACGATTCTGTTTTCCTCCGAACACGGAACGAAATGGAAGATGAAGCTTGGGGACCGGGCATTAGCGGTGGAGGTGGACCTGGTGCAGATTCCTATTCTCATCGAGCCTTCACTACAGGCCGAAGGAAAATGCTtccacagcagcaacaagtcCAAGTATCTGGCCATCCTCACACGAGCAGAAAA caacagcaacaaacatACCAGCATCCTGGCAAATTGAACCCCAAGGATTTCGCTAATGTGGCCGACGCCATTGCTCGGATGAAATTGGTATCGAGCGGTAAAGAATGTCCGACTGTAcctccgccacctccgccTCGGCTGGTCAAGGGGAAAGAAAGCCACCGCCATTTCGGATCCTATGACGGTGATTACAGCTACACTTCCACTCAGGATACATTAACGAGTGGGCAGCAGACCAACACTTCCAAATCTCGCAGTCGCTATCGCCGAGAAAAGGAACGACCAG GTTGGTTTTATATCGCggcaaagaaatttagaaGGTTCCGGAGGCGTCGGATTGGTCATGGAACAGGATCGAGCCGAAAGGGACCCATCGACACAACGGCGAAAGGACAAGGCCAAAGCCAAGGATGa